One region of Phycisphaerae bacterium genomic DNA includes:
- a CDS encoding integrase core domain-containing protein, whose protein sequence is MLRWFYVAMHLLLEASAARRDARIRFLKAEVEILRRKLGGNRVIPSPNDRARLLAIGQEFGHKVTDLIGIVTPRTYSRWVEELREGRPAKRVGRPKIARNIRDLVTRLARENCGWGYRRIIGELRKLRLLVGRSTVRRILRGAGLTPSPHRRGRAGETVWRKFIRLHVNTLVAADFFTKNVITPMGVRVAYCLTFIHVGTRKVYLSPPTYHPHEQWVQQQARNVLMWLEDNDLPIRFILHDRDAKLLYGFDRVFENAGVQRVRTPVLAPDANAFAESWIGSFKRECLNHFLCFSLGHLEHITWQYVRYFNKYRPHQSLGNRTLPDAERGSPEKGPLKRVGRVKCRRFLGGLLRHYYRAAA, encoded by the coding sequence ATGCTCCGCTGGTTCTACGTCGCCATGCACCTTCTCCTGGAAGCCAGCGCCGCCCGTCGCGACGCTCGCATCCGGTTCCTCAAGGCCGAGGTCGAGATCCTCCGCCGCAAGCTGGGCGGCAACCGCGTCATCCCGAGTCCGAACGACCGTGCGCGCCTGCTGGCCATCGGCCAGGAGTTCGGCCACAAGGTGACGGACCTCATCGGGATCGTCACGCCACGGACGTATTCTCGGTGGGTCGAGGAGCTGCGGGAAGGGCGCCCGGCGAAACGCGTCGGCCGACCCAAAATCGCCCGCAACATCCGTGACCTGGTCACGCGGCTGGCCCGCGAAAACTGTGGCTGGGGATACAGGCGCATCATCGGAGAGCTGCGGAAGTTGCGGCTGCTCGTCGGTCGATCGACCGTCCGTCGGATTCTGCGGGGGGCCGGCCTCACGCCATCGCCGCATCGGCGTGGCCGGGCGGGAGAAACCGTGTGGCGGAAGTTCATCCGCCTGCACGTGAACACGCTCGTGGCCGCCGATTTCTTCACGAAGAACGTGATCACGCCCATGGGCGTGCGGGTCGCCTACTGCCTCACGTTCATCCACGTCGGCACGCGCAAGGTCTACTTGAGCCCGCCGACCTATCACCCTCACGAGCAGTGGGTGCAGCAGCAGGCCCGGAACGTGCTCATGTGGCTGGAGGACAACGACTTGCCCATCCGTTTCATTCTGCACGACCGCGACGCGAAATTGCTGTACGGCTTCGATCGTGTCTTCGAGAATGCCGGCGTGCAGCGGGTGCGCACGCCGGTGCTGGCGCCAGACGCGAACGCCTTCGCCGAGAGCTGGATCGGTTCGTTCAAGCGCGAGTGCCTGAACCACTTCCTCTGCTTCAGCTTGGGCCATCTTGAGCACATCACTTGGCAATATGTCCGCTACTTCAACAAGTATCGCCCGCATCAGTCACTCGGGAATCGCACGCTACCCGATGCTGAGAGGGGCTCACCTGAAAAAGGCCCGCTGAAGCGGGTGGGCCGCGTCAAGTGCCGACGCTTCCTTGGTGGGCTGTTGCGGCATTACTATCGCGCGGCGGCGTAA
- the rnk gene encoding nucleoside diphosphate kinase regulator: MARRTIYITQQDASRLREWLRISGHRHERDRENLDVLRRELERAHLIEPDEVPPDVVTMHSRVRLEDPQTRQKMHCTLVFPEDALAADDRISVLAPLGAAILGCRAGDVIRFEVPGGRRTVRILDVLYQPEAAGHFHL; encoded by the coding sequence ATGGCAAGGCGAACTATCTACATCACCCAGCAGGATGCGAGCCGGCTGCGCGAGTGGCTGCGCATCTCGGGGCACCGGCACGAGAGGGATCGCGAGAATCTGGACGTCCTGCGCCGCGAGCTGGAGCGCGCCCACCTCATCGAACCGGACGAAGTCCCTCCGGACGTGGTCACGATGCATTCGCGCGTACGCCTCGAAGATCCGCAGACCAGGCAGAAGATGCACTGCACGCTGGTATTCCCCGAGGACGCCCTTGCGGCCGACGACCGTATTTCGGTTCTGGCCCCTCTGGGGGCTGCGATCCTGGGTTGCCGCGCCGGTGACGTGATTCGGTTCGAAGTTCCCGGCGGTCGACGAACGGTACGCATCCTGGACGTGCTCTATCAGCCCGAAGCGGCCGGGCACTTCCACCTGTAG